The Culex quinquefasciatus strain JHB chromosome 2, VPISU_Cqui_1.0_pri_paternal, whole genome shotgun sequence genome contains the following window.
ttgatagtgtgcgtgagcgctgtttgactttgaccaaccaacagggtacaaactaaaaaagtgtcaaacgaaaaagtgtccAACCACTGAGGGTTGAGTGTAATCATGAGGGGAagagttctggagttttttttttgaaaaggtccaataaggctggtacaaatattttaaaaagtttttgtaacccccccccccttcaaaattggcccgaaaaatcagggggcaaaaaaaaatgtttacaataaacttcaaaatttcaatgaaaatccaagtgcaaccagctgaaatcaaattaaaatacattcttctgcgtttaaaatcctttttagcatgtttgggttaaaattatttattaaaaatcttaagattttttgaaaattttcgatgcaaaatctttttttttgattcaatttttgtttttgtcagatcttagattttttgaaaactaatgattgcaaaacaactgaactagtgtaaaatgcattttaaaacacttttttcatttaaaagtgaagactatggcttgttatttaaatttataaaatgcattttaaaacacttttttcatttgaatgtgaagactatggcttgttatttatatttttatattttttaaatatttgcatcggcctaaacaaaattttcagtttttgctttttagagcgagtccacgaacagggcatatgtatgggacgtcgtttggacctcaccaatctgcctgaaattttcaggggttgtttgtacatataaaactagcatctggccaaaatatgagcactctaggtcaacgggaagtggggcaaatcgggacacaaagtttgaaggttcaaaaacgtaaaaaatcttaaaaaggctataacttaggcaaaattcaatttaatttcaaaattcaaaatgcatctaaaagggcttcaaaaatgcaacaaaatgcaggatagagcatccaaattggtttattttaaagggagttattggcattttagtgaaaaaatagcataattttcaaactcaaataaaaaaaattccatccagatatcaactcggttcaacctgcagcttgtagaggacatctgggactaccatctgagactgagaacgctttgggtaaggcagtttaacatattaaattgtcacttttacttttagtgaattttttggttgtaaatttttgctctggGGAcctcttagatcccattttctggtgataattttatcatattcgtgttcctgagacaatttcacaataaaaaaaatgcataaaaatgtttattttgaggcattttaaccctttaaaaaatgaaagttgacccgttgacctagagtgctcatattttggccagatgctagttatatatgtacaaacaacccctgaaaatttcaggcagattggtgaggtcgatgcgagatgggtatgctttgctcgtggactcgctcttaagtgtttataaaaccgccttgagtcaggggtattcaaaaacacccaaaaagcaaaaactgaaaattttgtttaatggtccttttttttaaaaaaaaaaaaaaaaactccagagttggACTTCGCTGAACGGTATACtattggtacgttcgtttgagggttagttccgcacgagtttcgccgccatcttggaactctagtgccgcactcgatattttttcagtttcatgcaagttccacgcacactaacaaatcgacgtcgtcgtgctatcttgtcgcacccgccatttcgacgttccgagaaaaacgcgttttaatgtttgacctcgaataaacaaaatctagagcacgcaatgtaaacaataacagacacgttttgtttggctgaccattctgtgcattgtcccgatgtttggttgaaattggttgCCTGAGTCCCGAGATATAATTacgaatgtttacggtagtctaacttgtacgtgcgtcaaacgcgttctgaataAAATTcctttgaccagttgtcgcacttacattaattttcaggaagtgacaagattgaaacttattTTATATGAAGAGGGACAACAacgcacggagttttttcggtttttattaaatatctcagggttgaaatcgaattttggagatctgtaaaggtcaaaaggtgaggcattgttagctgcacaaaatggcgttcttaactcagttTGCACCGGCTCTTCTATCGAACGTACCATATATTCTGCTTGAACGCCCACTAAAAACACAATCACAATCGGGCGTTGGATGCGCAAACTGCGGTAGGAATCGATCAGTAAATTTTCGAGGTAGCACCTGAGTGCTTAAAACGTCATCTCATCTAATTTGGGTAACTCAATTTTACTTAGTTTTTGTGGGTAGGTATACTTAATTTttggccatttaaaaaaaaaatggtaattttcgtcttttggtcatttttgccattttcgtcttttggtcatttgggaagttttggttattttgaaaattttggtcattttgaccgttttTGTCATGTtgatagttttggaaattttcgtcatttcggtcattctcgtctcttggtcattttggttattaggGAAGTTTTGGACATTTGTatcattttggtaaatttattaatttagttGGCTTTGgtagttttggtaattttaataatattggtcattttcatctcttagtaatttttgttattagggaagttttggaaattttggtcaatttattCATTTTGAATGTTCGGAAATTTGGTCGTTTCAGGTCATTATCGccatttcggtaattttcataattttgtttattttggtcatttgagtgATTTGGGAAATTTTGGTTATTAAGGTCAAAATATTGAGATAATTTTCGTCTTTTGTCAGTTTGGTTATTTcggttttggtcatttggtcatttgggaagTTTTGATCATTTGAGAAGTTTTGAtagttttgttcattttggtatttttttatttaggtcattttggtcataaagGCCATTTtcatcttttgtttttttttttttaattttcgtcaTTTGGAAAGTTTTGGAaatgttggtcatttttgtcgtttcggccattttagtcatttttgtcGAGGTCATTTGAGTGATTTGGGAAATTTTGGTTATTAAGGTCAAAATATTGAGATAATTTTCGTCTTTTGTCAGTTTGGTTATTTcggttttggtcatttggtcatttgggaagTTTTGATCATTTGAGAAGTTTTGAtagttttgttcattttggtatttttttatttaggtcattttggtcataaagGCCATTTtcatcttttgtttttttttttttaattttcgtcaTTTGGAAAGTTTTGGAaatgttggtcatttttgtcgtttcggccattttagtcatttttgtcGAATTTGTATTTAGAGGGCTTTTCGAAGCATAAATTTCGCAATCCGTTGCAATGTGTCTAGGATACTTTATTGGTACTTGCTTGATTTGGTgatatattttataaatattcaaGATACTACCTCGGATAGACTCTTTCGAAGAAAGCGCGCTGTCACCTTCTACATGAGCATTAActacaaaaatgcaaattaacaataattataaACACACCAAGCAGCCACGAGCCAGCTGCACTCACTGGGTCTTGTCGCTATCATCAATAGTTTGAGTATTTcttagcaaaacaaaaataaattaccaACTTAACAATGAATGCCTCTATCATCAATAAtgttaaaactaataaaaaagcCCTTTCCTCTTCTGATATGCGCACATGTTCTACGGTGCGTGGAATGTTTTGCGTTGTGTATctaattgttcttttcaaacTTTATCAATTGTAATAGTAATATCGTTACGCTTAATTTTCTACATAATTTATCTACACGAAGCTTCTACTGCGAGCACTCGATCGATTTACGATCCTCCTTTGCACTCTCCTCCACGTTGTGCTCCACCTCAATGTACTCGTCATCATCATCCGCCACCTCTTCGTCATCCTCTTCCCCCTCTTCCCGTTCCGTCACTTCCGGTTCCTCCCCAGCGACGATTCCCCTTCCTGTTCGGAACCACTTTCCGGATCGGCGTCAGCTGGAGTAGTTTTCTCCACGATCGCCTCGACAATTTCCGGCTTAATCTCCGGCGGGCTCGTCCGCGCGTGTTCCTCCTGGACGAACGCTGCCGGCAGATGTACCTTGCCCAGCTCGTGGTCAATCAGGTGATGCTCCAGCTCGGCCCGGAAGAAGAACGCTTCGTCGCAGTGGTTACAATCGTACGGCTTGGCCTGCGGACCGTGTTGGTCCATGTGCGTCTGCAGTCCTCCGGACGAGGTGAAGACCGATGAGCAGAGATAGCACACGAAGCCGCGATCTTCACAGCCGGCGAACGTGTGATCGATCAGGTGTTCCTGGAGCTTTTGTCCGTCGTAGAGGTGCTTCTTGCACAGGTTGCACTGGGCGGGGGATTGACTTAGAGTGGGAGGCGGATGGTGTTGGTGATGGTGGCTGGTGGGGTCTTCCGCGGTGGAGTTCGACGATGACTTGATGAAGTTGTTGATTGAGAGCAGCTTCGAGGGAAAGTTGTGCCGCTTGAGGCAGCTTTCGCAGATCTTGGCGTCCTGGCCGTTGGCCAGCGGTTCCAGACAGAGGGCGCACGTTTTCTCGTTGGTTTCGCTGGACTTGGTGTGGAATCTGTGGGGGAAGGAACTCGTTGTAATTCAGAAGTTTGAGGATTTTGGGTGGAATCTTACTTTGCATGCAAGCTAATCTCAAACTCAGAGTTGAGCGTCTGGCGACAGCAGATGCACTGGATCGGGAAACGTTCCTGTTCTTGGCCGGAACTCGTTCCGTTGGATTCGTTCTTCCCCGTTGACGACGTCGAGGAAGTCGCCGACGCCGGTTGAATGTGCTGGGAGAGGTGGGCCTTGAAGCTGTGCACATCGGGCAGAGTCGTTGGACAGTGCGAGCATCGGCCGGAGGCGCCCACCTTGCAGTGGGTCAGCTTGTGTTCCGCCAGGACCGCTGGTGACGGGAAGATTTCGTCGCAGATCAGACACTTGTGCTTGCCGCCGGTGTTGTGAGCGATTTTCATGTGGTTCTCCAGCTCGTTTCTGTAAGTTAGGAATAATATTGATAACTTGAACTGTTTTTCTTTTGCTGACAAAAGTCTTACCTTGACCGGAAGTCCCCGCTGCAGTAAGCACACCGCAGACTCACCCCAGTCTTGAGGTTGTGCACGATCTTACGGTGCGTCTGGACCTCGTTCTCGGTGCTAAAGTCCGTTCGCTCGCAGATTCCACAGCTGTAGTAGTTTACGGTGTTGTTCTTGGTGTTGGAGGAAGTCGCCTTTTCCGGTGCTGCAACGGCCGAAGCGCTTCCGTTGTTGCTGTTGGCTGTCGAACCACTGCCGGAACCGGACGAGTTGAGTCCGTAGCGGTGCAGCAAAGCCGTTGGTGAGTAGATCTGGGGAGATTTGTTGGTCGTCGCGGGGGCAGCGTTGGCGGCGGTTTGGGCCGATTGGGATGCGGGATTGTGATCGGGCGAGTAGAGACCGTTCATGGCCGCCGAACGCTGCTGGTTGTACAGGTTCAAAAGAGCCGCTTTGGACTGTTgggagttgttgttgttgttgttgggacTGACGAAGCCCTTCTTGGACTGGTCCAGGTAGCGCTGGGCGTGGGACTTGTTGAGGCTGTCGTAGAAGCCGTGCAGGAAGTTGGGATGTTTGATCGGGTTGAGCGTGTCCACGTGCAGCGGGTTGTAGAACTTGTTGGCGGCGTACAGATTTTGCCAGTTGGCGGCCGCTGCTGCCGCGGCCATTTGTCCGTGCAGTTGGAGATAGTCCAGGTTGGTGCTGTTTGTGGGTTGGTTGTTGACCGTGGTGCTTGAAGCTCCCGCGGCAGCCGCGTTCGAGATTTCCTTCTGGCTGTGGTGGGTTTGCATGTGACGGTCCAGCAGGAACTCGACGTGGAACGATTCCGGGCAGGCGGGACATCTGGGAGGGTAAAATTGGgtaaattttaagaatgaaaGCAAGGGAGAGATGGTTTTGTCTAACTCACTTGAACTTGCGAGCGTGGGCTGCCAGATGGAACTGCATTTCCAGCTCGGAAGTGCACACGACGCGGCAGAAGACGCACTGAACCGCACCGGAAGTGATGTGACGCGTCCGGATGTGATGTCTACAAAAGAAAGAATCGTTAGTAGGATGAAGCAAGATCAGATCGTGCAAACGAACTAACCTAAAGTCCCGTTCGGCGCGGAACACCTCGGCGCAAGCAGAACACCGGTACAGCTTGACCTCGTTCGAGTGGGCCACGGCAAAGTGGACCTGGATGGTGACCTTGGTGTCGAAGGTTTCGCCGCACAGCACGCACTTGTACAGGACCTGGGTGTGCGAGTCGTACAGATGTTTGTGCAGTTCTTCGGCCTTGGCGAACGACTTGCTGCAGGTGGGTTCGCACTGGTACTCCGCTCCGGCCACCAGGTAGTGCCCGGTGACGTGCTTTTCGTGTTCCTGCTGGTCGGCCAGGGTGGCGCCGCACTGTTGACACACGAACGAGGACGCCGTTGAGCCCTGCTCGAGGTGAGCTTTCAGATGGGTTCGGAAGGACTCGAAATCGGGCAGGGCGGCGTTGCACTGGTTGCAGAGATATGCGCCCGGAGCGGTTGATAGGTTCGACACTGGGGTGGTGTCTTTTTCCGCTTCGCGGGTTATATCTCGACTTGAGGAGGACGAGGTCGAATGGTTCTCGTGCTCCAGCTTGAGTCGCTTCATGCGCGGTTGACTCAGGTCGGTTGGAGCGAGCTGTTCCTGGTGATCGGCAGCGTCCTGGGAGTTGTCGTTTTCATCCTTTTTCTCTTGTTTGATGACCTTGGGTTCTATTGGTGGTGGTGAAGCTGCGGTCGCCTCTTCGTTGCCGTTTTCATCCCGGACGCTTTTCTCACTGCTGGGACGTTCATTTTTAACTTCCGCGTTGGGCTCGTGTTTGTCTTCGAGGAAGGCTGATGATCCGTAGAACGAGGTGTACGTGTTCATGAGATTCTTGTTGAACTGTTCCAGATAGCTCTTTGGGCTGTTGATCCGGTCCAGATGGGTTGTCTTGAGATGGTTGAACATCATCGGAACAGTAGGGAACTTCATGGTGCAAAACTCGCAGGATATTGGCGGATACGAAAGGAGGGCATCGGGCGAGGTCGGCATACGATGAAAGTTGTTCTCATTAAGCAGTAGATTACTGTGCATGGTTTGTACGTGAGCTCCCAGCTGCTCCAGGTTTGCGAAATCTGTTCGCGTGCAGTAGATGCAAGTGAGTTCACCGGATTTGAGCAACTTGGAGCGATTGATCATCATCAGGTTCTGTTCATACGGCGAAAACTTCCGCTTGGGATTCGACGCACTGCTCGACAGCGAACTGGTCGACCGAGGACTGTACGTCAGGTTTGGACTCCCGGTCAGCGCAATCTGCTTCTTGTGGTTCTGCATGTGACTGGTCAGGGCCGCCGCCGTATTGTAGCCCCGATTACAGATCGTACACTGGAAAGGTTTCTGGTTGTCGTGCGTCTTCATGTGGATCTTCAGGTGATCGCTGCGGGAGAGAAACAAAAAGAGTTGAACGTTAATACCTTCTACAACCTCCCACCTAAACCTCCTTACCTTCTGGAGAATGCCGCCTCGCAGTGAGGGCACCGGTATCGCCGATCTCCCGTATGCAGCTTGGTATGACGGTCCCGTGACCTCTTGTGTTTGAACAAACGAGCGCAGTATTCACACTTGAATGGCATATGTTCGGTATGGCTCTGCAGGGAAAACAAGAGATTTAAAAGAACGAAAATGAGCAAACTTCTAACCGAAAGGTGGTGTCGTCTTCCCCCGAGGGAGCGCGCGCGGTAGCGTGgagaaaattgaataaatcaacCATCCCAAGCGCGGAATCGGAGACTCCGGGATTTCGCAAAGGCGGCGCAAAGGAACGTCACCATAAATAAGGAGACAgcaaaagcaagaaaaaaacaaaacttgaatCGGACACAGAAATATTGAAACATTCCACGAGCGCCGCGATCTGCGGCGTGAGAGTTCATGGTGGTGGTCCCCGGTGTGGAAATAATCgttataaaaattatgaaaactgcAATCGGGAATCGCGAACCGCGAAATAGGTGAAATAGTTGCAGTCCGGCCACGGACCCGTCATAAACGCCCGGGGCGGTAGAATATTTATTTATGCGCTCGCTCGCTCGCCTGCTACGACGGCCACTCTTCCATAAATCAAAAttctttttgacagaaaaataAGTGCCAAAGAATGTCGTCATCTTCACGACACGTTATCTCATTGTTGGAATCTCTTTCTTTTCGAGGCTTCAAAGGCGCGCGCGTtcgatgctgctgctggtctGTCCAGGAAGGATGTGTTTCGTTCGATGTCACCAACCGTCGATGGGCAGAATTATGACGACGAAGGGAGACTTGTTTTGGGGCCGCATTGTTGGCGTGCCTTGGTGGAgctgatttttaatattttttttcttcaaattttgcaCTTGTTGAAAATTATACTTTACTcttgcgtgaaattttgaaataaaactgGACATATTGACCGTCATCTAGGATTACATAATCCCAAAtcattttcgtttatttttgatATCGTATTTAGGATCAACgacataaaacgaaaaaaaaaaaaaacgaacaaaactGTTTCTAACTAAAAACTTATTGATAGCATAAAAAAAACCATCACTGCTTTTCAAGTGACTCAGATTACTGGAGATTTAACAACTCCGACTTCAACTTTCACAAGAGCCGACCCCACTGACTCCTACGGCAACAACAACTTCCTGAAAATCAACTTCAACAAATTCAAattctgatgtttttttttgttaaggttcaataaggctggtacaaattttatttaaagtttttgtccccccccctcccttcaaagttggcccgaaaaatcaggggcaaaaaaatattttttcaaaaaacttcattatttttatgaaaatttaagtgcaattagttaaaatcaatttaaaatgaattcccctgcgtttagaatcatttttagcatgtttgggttgattcaaaaatcttttgaatttttgaaaattttcgatgtcttttatcgctaaatttttttttcgctaaaactttgttttcgtcaaattttacttttttgaaaacttttattgcaaaacaactgaactagtgtaaaatacattttaaaacactttttccatgcaaatgttgaaacaatggcatgttattttaatatttatatttttttatttttttgcccccccccctcgacttcggccagagccgagggacaacaacttttaaaaatatttgcatcggcctaaacaaaagtttctttttttgctttttgggggtGGATCCCTACGATTTCACAAATCGACCTTTCTTTGTATTGTTGATTGGGATGTACCATTAGTTCCAtatacaattttcgaaatatgtttattgaaaagatcagaacatttcGCAGAAGTTTCATTTTTCCACATTAAAAACTGGACGAATGGTTTACAAGATTTCGTCAGT
Protein-coding sequences here:
- the LOC6040555 gene encoding zinc finger protein 423 homolog isoform X1, which codes for MSRRKQAKPRAFKHDDDDDGLVENRGEAGGLLAVNDNSEKENDMPDNDTDADADDDDDDDEGEGEDGEEEADEDGAEMLEDGDEPENGGDPIKHELFDNDSINSNDYNDDDLTSESFCSELYSSHTSSSFSPSISDGMTTPNSITNDGDHHQHQPGSANGGTADSEQAPAGQDKRGGHQHRRHHHHHHRSSSADNNNKIIKNNNHTNSHSKNNDGTYRCQFCDKTFPRLGYLKKHEQSHTEHMPFKCEYCARLFKHKRSRDRHTKLHTGDRRYRCPHCEAAFSRSDHLKIHMKTHDNQKPFQCTICNRGYNTAAALTSHMQNHKKQIALTGSPNLTYSPRSTSSLSSSASNPKRKFSPYEQNLMMINRSKLLKSGELTCIYCTRTDFANLEQLGAHVQTMHSNLLLNENNFHRMPTSPDALLSYPPISCEFCTMKFPTVPMMFNHLKTTHLDRINSPKSYLEQFNKNLMNTYTSFYGSSAFLEDKHEPNAEVKNERPSSEKSVRDENGNEEATAASPPPIEPKVIKQEKKDENDNSQDAADHQEQLAPTDLSQPRMKRLKLEHENHSTSSSSSRDITREAEKDTTPVSNLSTAPGAYLCNQCNAALPDFESFRTHLKAHLEQGSTASSFVCQQCGATLADQQEHEKHVTGHYLVAGAEYQCEPTCSKSFAKAEELHKHLYDSHTQVLYKCVLCGETFDTKVTIQVHFAVAHSNEVKLYRCSACAEVFRAERDFRHHIRTRHITSGAVQCVFCRVVCTSELEMQFHLAAHARKFKCPACPESFHVEFLLDRHMQTHHSQKEISNAAAAGASSTTVNNQPTNSTNLDYLQLHGQMAAAAAAANWQNLYAANKFYNPLHVDTLNPIKHPNFLHGFYDSLNKSHAQRYLDQSKKGFVSPNNNNNNSQQSKAALLNLYNQQRSAAMNGLYSPDHNPASQSAQTAANAAPATTNKSPQIYSPTALLHRYGLNSSGSGSGSTANSNNGSASAVAAPEKATSSNTKNNTVNYYSCGICERTDFSTENEVQTHRKIVHNLKTGVSLRCAYCSGDFRSRNELENHMKIAHNTGGKHKCLICDEIFPSPAVLAEHKLTHCKVGASGRCSHCPTTLPDVHSFKAHLSQHIQPASATSSTSSTGKNESNGTSSGQEQERFPIQCICCRQTLNSEFEISLHAKFHTKSSETNEKTCALCLEPLANGQDAKICESCLKRHNFPSKLLSINNFIKSSSNSTAEDPTSHHHQHHPPPTLSQSPAQCNLCKKHLYDGQKLQEHLIDHTFAGCEDRGFVCYLCSSVFTSSGGLQTHMDQHGPQAKPYDCNHCDEAFFFRAELEHHLIDHELGKVHLPAAFVQEEHARTSPPEIKPEIVEAIVEKTTPADADPESGSEQEGESSLGRNRK
- the LOC6040555 gene encoding zinc finger protein 423 homolog isoform X2; protein product: MAMRMLYRGPSSRLETLIEKIQQGSKDYYYHHPLTMMSQELYSSHTSSSFSPSISDGMTTPNSITNDGDHHQHQPGSANGGTADSEQAPAGQDKRGGHQHRRHHHHHHRSSSADNNNKIIKNNNHTNSHSKNNDGTYRCQFCDKTFPRLGYLKKHEQSHTEHMPFKCEYCARLFKHKRSRDRHTKLHTGDRRYRCPHCEAAFSRSDHLKIHMKTHDNQKPFQCTICNRGYNTAAALTSHMQNHKKQIALTGSPNLTYSPRSTSSLSSSASNPKRKFSPYEQNLMMINRSKLLKSGELTCIYCTRTDFANLEQLGAHVQTMHSNLLLNENNFHRMPTSPDALLSYPPISCEFCTMKFPTVPMMFNHLKTTHLDRINSPKSYLEQFNKNLMNTYTSFYGSSAFLEDKHEPNAEVKNERPSSEKSVRDENGNEEATAASPPPIEPKVIKQEKKDENDNSQDAADHQEQLAPTDLSQPRMKRLKLEHENHSTSSSSSRDITREAEKDTTPVSNLSTAPGAYLCNQCNAALPDFESFRTHLKAHLEQGSTASSFVCQQCGATLADQQEHEKHVTGHYLVAGAEYQCEPTCSKSFAKAEELHKHLYDSHTQVLYKCVLCGETFDTKVTIQVHFAVAHSNEVKLYRCSACAEVFRAERDFRHHIRTRHITSGAVQCVFCRVVCTSELEMQFHLAAHARKFKCPACPESFHVEFLLDRHMQTHHSQKEISNAAAAGASSTTVNNQPTNSTNLDYLQLHGQMAAAAAAANWQNLYAANKFYNPLHVDTLNPIKHPNFLHGFYDSLNKSHAQRYLDQSKKGFVSPNNNNNNSQQSKAALLNLYNQQRSAAMNGLYSPDHNPASQSAQTAANAAPATTNKSPQIYSPTALLHRYGLNSSGSGSGSTANSNNGSASAVAAPEKATSSNTKNNTVNYYSCGICERTDFSTENEVQTHRKIVHNLKTGVSLRCAYCSGDFRSRNELENHMKIAHNTGGKHKCLICDEIFPSPAVLAEHKLTHCKVGASGRCSHCPTTLPDVHSFKAHLSQHIQPASATSSTSSTGKNESNGTSSGQEQERFPIQCICCRQTLNSEFEISLHAKFHTKSSETNEKTCALCLEPLANGQDAKICESCLKRHNFPSKLLSINNFIKSSSNSTAEDPTSHHHQHHPPPTLSQSPAQCNLCKKHLYDGQKLQEHLIDHTFAGCEDRGFVCYLCSSVFTSSGGLQTHMDQHGPQAKPYDCNHCDEAFFFRAELEHHLIDHELGKVHLPAAFVQEEHARTSPPEIKPEIVEAIVEKTTPADADPESGSEQEGESSLGRNRK
- the LOC6040555 gene encoding zinc finger protein 423 homolog isoform X3: MPFKCEYCARLFKHKRSRDRHTKLHTGDRRYRCPHCEAAFSRSDHLKIHMKTHDNQKPFQCTICNRGYNTAAALTSHMQNHKKQIALTGSPNLTYSPRSTSSLSSSASNPKRKFSPYEQNLMMINRSKLLKSGELTCIYCTRTDFANLEQLGAHVQTMHSNLLLNENNFHRMPTSPDALLSYPPISCEFCTMKFPTVPMMFNHLKTTHLDRINSPKSYLEQFNKNLMNTYTSFYGSSAFLEDKHEPNAEVKNERPSSEKSVRDENGNEEATAASPPPIEPKVIKQEKKDENDNSQDAADHQEQLAPTDLSQPRMKRLKLEHENHSTSSSSSRDITREAEKDTTPVSNLSTAPGAYLCNQCNAALPDFESFRTHLKAHLEQGSTASSFVCQQCGATLADQQEHEKHVTGHYLVAGAEYQCEPTCSKSFAKAEELHKHLYDSHTQVLYKCVLCGETFDTKVTIQVHFAVAHSNEVKLYRCSACAEVFRAERDFRHHIRTRHITSGAVQCVFCRVVCTSELEMQFHLAAHARKFKCPACPESFHVEFLLDRHMQTHHSQKEISNAAAAGASSTTVNNQPTNSTNLDYLQLHGQMAAAAAAANWQNLYAANKFYNPLHVDTLNPIKHPNFLHGFYDSLNKSHAQRYLDQSKKGFVSPNNNNNNSQQSKAALLNLYNQQRSAAMNGLYSPDHNPASQSAQTAANAAPATTNKSPQIYSPTALLHRYGLNSSGSGSGSTANSNNGSASAVAAPEKATSSNTKNNTVNYYSCGICERTDFSTENEVQTHRKIVHNLKTGVSLRCAYCSGDFRSRNELENHMKIAHNTGGKHKCLICDEIFPSPAVLAEHKLTHCKVGASGRCSHCPTTLPDVHSFKAHLSQHIQPASATSSTSSTGKNESNGTSSGQEQERFPIQCICCRQTLNSEFEISLHAKFHTKSSETNEKTCALCLEPLANGQDAKICESCLKRHNFPSKLLSINNFIKSSSNSTAEDPTSHHHQHHPPPTLSQSPAQCNLCKKHLYDGQKLQEHLIDHTFAGCEDRGFVCYLCSSVFTSSGGLQTHMDQHGPQAKPYDCNHCDEAFFFRAELEHHLIDHELGKVHLPAAFVQEEHARTSPPEIKPEIVEAIVEKTTPADADPESGSEQEGESSLGRNRK